The following are encoded together in the Nitrospira sp. genome:
- a CDS encoding glycosyltransferase family 2 protein: MQTLADLAISSSCVYVIIPVFNRLELTKSCLDCLSEQSYAPLELIVVDGGSTDGTPEYLRQYHPLVTVLQSNKELWWGQAMEFGIAHCLARSRSDDMVLMMNNDTLIDHHYIETLVRVSREHNAAIGGLVVDSRDTACILDAGEYINWSSYSFSVRTAIESHETYTTEIDVLSGRGTLVPLSMVRTAGNVNGSRFPHYIADYEFFLRLKRRGFGLGVTYEAVVRSHVDVTGLSSRCMENLTFIQAWKALFSRRSMDNLMDHWRFVRDCAPSALQRHVYRQLIRRSLYLVASRTKLRHVVLPLAWFLTGTYYVTGDDCTRCGCSTEGLLRTGLLKRWKRSDWYVLSEEVPDQMGSRPELKRLYRRAWNPVTKISRWLKAKTEDRLSGGDRRKLGQR; this comes from the coding sequence ATGCAGACTCTGGCTGATTTGGCGATATCCAGCTCGTGTGTGTATGTCATTATTCCGGTCTTCAATCGGCTTGAATTAACCAAATCCTGTCTTGATTGCCTGTCCGAGCAGTCCTACGCCCCGCTGGAGCTAATCGTTGTTGATGGTGGGTCGACCGATGGGACACCGGAATATCTTCGTCAGTACCATCCTCTTGTGACAGTGCTGCAGAGCAACAAAGAACTGTGGTGGGGACAAGCGATGGAGTTCGGAATTGCGCACTGTCTTGCTCGAAGCCGTAGCGACGATATGGTGCTTATGATGAACAACGACACGCTCATCGACCATCACTATATCGAGACGCTGGTTCGTGTGTCGAGAGAACACAATGCCGCAATAGGAGGGCTGGTTGTCGATAGCCGTGATACAGCCTGCATTCTCGACGCCGGAGAATATATCAACTGGAGTTCTTATAGTTTCTCGGTCAGAACGGCGATCGAGTCGCATGAGACGTACACGACGGAAATCGACGTGCTATCAGGTCGAGGGACACTGGTTCCTCTTTCAATGGTAAGAACAGCCGGAAACGTGAACGGGAGTCGGTTTCCTCATTACATTGCTGACTATGAATTTTTTCTCCGATTGAAGCGACGAGGTTTTGGCCTCGGAGTCACGTACGAGGCAGTGGTACGATCGCATGTCGACGTCACGGGACTTTCCAGCCGATGCATGGAGAATCTCACGTTTATCCAGGCTTGGAAGGCTTTATTTTCAAGGCGATCAATGGATAACCTCATGGATCACTGGCGGTTTGTCAGAGACTGTGCGCCCTCGGCCTTGCAGCGGCACGTGTACCGCCAGCTCATCCGCCGTAGTCTCTATCTGGTTGCGAGCCGGACAAAACTCCGACACGTGGTGCTTCCGTTGGCATGGTTCCTGACGGGGACCTACTACGTGACTGGAGATGACTGCACCAGATGCGGCTGTTCAACCGAAGGCCTGCTCCGTACCGGTCTACTGAAGCGATGGAAACGGAGCGATTGGTATGTGTTGAGCGAAGAGGTGCCTGACCAGATGGGGTCTAGACCAGAACTAAAGCGGTTGTATCGCCGGGCATGGAACCCTGTAACAAAAATTTCCCGCTGGTTGAAAGCCAAAACCGAGGATAGACTCAGTGGAGGGGATAGGAGAAAGTTGGGCCAAAGATAG
- the asnB gene encoding asparagine synthase (glutamine-hydrolyzing): MCGIAGVIATETLQRETLTRVRHMGERLIHRGPDGHGMFHDGPVAFNMRRLSIIDIKGGQQPLFNEDRSVVAIANGEIYNHVDLRNVLRSQGHRFTSGSDCEVIVHLYEQYGLDCVQHMRGMFAFAVWDSQRRRLMLARDRMGEKPLYLHIGPREIYFSSELKGLLAAGCIPFELNPSAIDLYFHYGYVPDPMTPIRGVSKLPAAHILTINADTWEQRQWCYWRMEDIPALTGDPVALIKRELESISELIVHSDVPVGVALSGGLDSSAIAAMASRRYPGRMQAITVGYAENSRHDERNDARALAQYLDLPFHAIELHSSDIAASFPELMFWLDDPIADISAFGSYSVMKEAKSLGLSVMLQGHGGDELFWGYPWVRQAAAQTRRKQEGRNSGGPRFQQYLKLSLPTYWNPWGIKEWLIAGAGGRESWAHYKRDQLSPKEQTIFYDLTPDFRLARKELQSLYSPRFLDNLHTSRAYDPFTVPLPWPDVDVLLTRLICQTYLLENGMAQGDRLSMASSVELRLPLVDYRLVETVIGLRKTSPDSSAPPKLWLREALKSVVPEWVMNRPKRGFTPPLHEWHNALFTAHGEQLHDGFLVNAGVLRAETGMALSKGPYPPEAGAPMSFKALTLELWCRAMSKVGKSSIATCGDLMDSKRLVTLDSTASVSTHPSSR; encoded by the coding sequence ATGTGCGGAATCGCCGGCGTCATTGCGACCGAAACTCTACAACGAGAGACCCTAACTCGTGTGAGACACATGGGTGAACGGCTGATCCACCGCGGCCCGGACGGACATGGCATGTTCCACGATGGTCCGGTCGCGTTCAACATGCGCCGCCTGAGCATCATCGATATCAAGGGAGGACAGCAGCCGCTCTTCAACGAGGATCGATCGGTCGTCGCGATTGCCAACGGCGAGATTTACAACCATGTAGATCTAAGAAATGTGCTGCGTTCTCAGGGGCATCGCTTCACATCCGGAAGCGATTGTGAAGTCATCGTCCATCTCTATGAACAGTATGGGCTCGATTGCGTGCAGCACATGCGAGGAATGTTTGCCTTTGCTGTGTGGGACTCGCAGCGGCGCCGACTGATGCTCGCACGCGATCGAATGGGGGAAAAGCCTTTATATCTTCATATAGGACCTCGCGAGATCTATTTTTCCTCAGAACTCAAAGGCTTACTGGCCGCAGGCTGCATCCCGTTTGAACTGAATCCATCCGCCATCGATCTGTACTTTCATTACGGGTACGTACCTGATCCCATGACGCCAATTCGAGGCGTATCGAAACTTCCGGCAGCCCATATCTTGACCATCAACGCAGACACTTGGGAACAGAGGCAGTGGTGTTATTGGCGAATGGAAGACATTCCCGCGCTCACGGGAGATCCCGTCGCGCTGATCAAGCGCGAGCTGGAGTCCATCAGCGAACTGATCGTTCATTCCGACGTGCCAGTTGGGGTCGCCCTCAGCGGAGGGCTCGATTCGAGCGCTATCGCGGCCATGGCGTCCCGCAGGTATCCCGGCCGGATGCAAGCCATTACCGTCGGCTACGCCGAGAACAGTCGACACGACGAACGGAACGACGCACGCGCGTTGGCACAGTATCTCGATTTGCCATTCCACGCGATCGAGCTGCACTCCAGCGATATTGCAGCTTCTTTCCCCGAGTTGATGTTTTGGCTGGACGATCCCATTGCAGATATCTCGGCCTTCGGATCCTATTCGGTCATGAAGGAGGCAAAGTCGCTTGGTCTTTCAGTGATGCTCCAAGGGCATGGCGGTGATGAACTCTTTTGGGGATATCCCTGGGTGCGGCAGGCCGCCGCGCAGACCCGTCGGAAGCAGGAGGGACGGAACTCCGGGGGACCACGGTTTCAACAGTACCTGAAGCTCTCGCTTCCTACCTACTGGAACCCGTGGGGGATCAAGGAGTGGCTGATCGCCGGGGCAGGGGGGCGAGAATCGTGGGCACACTACAAGCGAGATCAGCTGAGCCCGAAGGAGCAGACGATTTTCTATGACCTCACGCCAGATTTCCGACTTGCTCGAAAAGAATTGCAGAGCCTCTATTCTCCCAGGTTCTTGGATAACCTGCACACGTCACGCGCCTACGATCCTTTTACCGTCCCGCTTCCGTGGCCTGATGTGGATGTTTTGCTGACGCGACTCATCTGTCAAACCTACTTGCTGGAGAACGGGATGGCTCAAGGTGATCGATTGAGTATGGCCTCGTCTGTGGAACTTCGGCTTCCGCTCGTCGACTACAGACTGGTGGAAACGGTGATCGGACTCCGGAAGACATCACCCGATAGTTCGGCCCCTCCAAAGTTATGGCTGCGGGAGGCCCTCAAAAGCGTGGTTCCTGAGTGGGTGATGAACCGGCCAAAGCGAGGATTCACTCCGCCATTACACGAGTGGCACAACGCATTGTTTACCGCCCATGGGGAACAGTTACATGATGGGTTTTTGGTGAACGCTGGTGTCCTTCGTGCCGAGACCGGGATGGCTTTGTCCAAAGGGCCGTATCCTCCTGAGGCCGGCGCCCCGATGTCGTTCAAAGCTCTAACACTGGAGCTATGGTGCCGGGCTATGAGCAAGGTCGGCAAATCCTCAATCGCAACATGCGGAGACTTGATGGATTCAAAGAGACTGGTCACGTTGGACTCAACCGCGTCCGTTTCTACACATCCGAGTTCTAGATAG